From Suncus etruscus isolate mSunEtr1 chromosome 6, mSunEtr1.pri.cur, whole genome shotgun sequence, one genomic window encodes:
- the CDCP2 gene encoding CUB domain-containing protein 2, translating into MNYSPLLAQALQPTSPSPARPLPPTCAELCPEGRTPPEDMLTGPGSCLMLVLALLVPGRSAGATNGVKCGGVLSAPSGNFSSPNFPRLYPYNTECSWLIVAAEGSSLLLTFHAFDLEYHDSCGFDFLEIYNGASGDKGNLLGRFCGQVRPPPFTSSWHIMSVVFHSDKHVARPGFSAGYQKDVCGGVLTGLSGVLTSPEYPSNYPSSVECRWVIRASGPAAIKLVFMDFQVEDSEGCPYDYVAVLGVPGPAEGHRYCGRTRPPTLVSLGRELQVVFKSDFNIGGRGFKAYYFSGECQEVYTAVRGNFSSPQYPGPYPNNIHCHWAVRLPPGYRVKLFFLDLELEEPNSLTGACDFDHLAAYDGDSEEAMLLGSWCGRHLPPPIISSQNHLLLLLQTDLSTARRGFSAAYIGVVPINVSCSRSDFQILISMRALAPLERTKVYLGSRSCAAQEVGGNFRIQARFDTCGTESQRRNHTSVIVSVLYIDFSDSEQEDVHEYEVRCEPRRKEASVHLLSGSDWLGPYAATAEHLQEAPPNDQVEVPEGPVPVVAQDTSDMVFLGLCILAGVLMVIAIVVLMLL; encoded by the exons ATGAATTATTCACCACTATTAGCTCAAGCCCTTCAACCTACCTCTCCTTCCCCTGCTCGACCCTTACCTCCCACCTGTGCTGAGCTTTGCCCAGAGGGTAGGACCCCCCCAGAGGACATGCTGACTGGGCCCGGGTCCTGTTTGATGCTGGTCCTCGCTCTGTTGGTACCAGGCCGCAGCGCTGGAGCCACAAATG GTGTCAAGTGTGGGGGAGTGCTTTCGGCACCTTCTGGAaacttctccagccccaacttcccCAGATTGTACCCCTACAATACAGAATGCAGCTGGCTAATTGTGGCGGCTGAGGGCTCTTCCCTCCTGCTCACTTTCCACGCCTTTGACCTGGAGTATCACGACAGCTGTGGCTTCGACTTCCTGGAGATCTACAATGGAGCCTCTGGGGACAAGGGGAACCTGCTGGGAAGGTTCTGTGGGCAGGTGCGCCCGCCACCCTTCACCTCCTCCTGGCACATCATGTCTGTCGTCTTCCACTCCGACAAGCATGTGGCCCGCCCAGGGTTTTCTGCAGGCTACCAGAAAG ATGTGTGTGGTGGCGTCCTGACTGGCCTGTCCGGGGTCCTCACCAGCCCCGAGTACCCCAGCAACTACCCAAGCAGCGTGGAGTGCCGCTGGGTGATCCGGGCCTCGGGCCCTGCTGCCATCAAGCTGGTGTTCATGGACTTCCAGGTGGAGGACAGCGAGGGCTGCCCTTATGACTATGTGGCTGTGTTGGGGGTACCTGGCCCGGCTGAGGGGCACCGCTACTGTGGCCGCACCAGACCTCCCACCCTCGTGTCATTGGGCCGCGAGCTGCAGGTGGTCTTCAAGTCCGACTTCAACATCGGAGGCCGGGGCTTTAAGGCCTACTACTTCTCAG GAGAATGCCAGGAAGTTTACACAGCTGTGCGGGGCAACTTCTCCAGCCCACAGTACCCTGGCCCCTACCCCAACAATATCCACTGCCACTGGGCCGTCCGCTTGCCGCCTGGCTACCGGGTCAAACTCTTCTTCCTGGATCTGGAGTTGGAGGAGCCCAACAGCCTGACCGGGGCCTGTGACTTCGACCACCTGGCAGCCTATGATGGGGACAGTGAGGAGGCGATGCTGCTGGGCAGCTGGTGTGGCCGCCACCTGCCTCCGCCCATCATCTCCAGCCAGAACcacctcctgctgctgctgcaaaCAGACCTCAGCACTGCCCGTCGTGGCTTCTCGGCTGCCTACATTGGAG TGGTGCCCATAAACGTGAGCTGCTCGCGCAGCGACTTTCAGATCTTGATCTCCATGCGCGCACTGGCCCCACTGGAGCGCACCAAGGTGTACTTGGGCAGCCGGAGCTGTGCGGCCCAGGAGGTGGGAGGCAACTTCCGAATCCAGGCCCGCTTCGACACCTGTGGCACCGAGTCTCAG AGACGGAACCACACATCGGTGATTGTCAGCGTGCTGTACATCGACTTTTCGGACAGTGAGCAGGAAGATGTCCATGAGTATGAGGTACGCTGCGAGCCACGGCGCAAAGAGGCATCCGTGCACCTGCTGTCCGGCTCCGATTGGCTGGGTCCCTACGCCGCCACTGCCGAGCATCTGCAGGAGGCACCGCCTAACGACCAGGTGGAGGTGCCAGAGGGGCCCGTGCCTGTGGTGGCCCAGGACACCAGTGACATGGTCTTCCTGGGCCTATGCATCCTGGCCGGAGTCCTCATGGTCATTGCCATTGTGGTCCTGATGCTGCTGTGA